The region GAAAAACCCTTGTAAGGTCAGCAGTGAAAACACATTCCATGTGCTCCAACTCCAATTCCATCCTAACCAAGGCCCAGTTCATATGGTACACTCCCAAGGGTCGCCAACACCTCCAAGACCACTGACAACTTGGCGTTCCTAGCTAAGAGGACCAAACCTCAGAGCCTCCCCTTCATGGAAGTGTCTAATCATACAAGGTCAGGGCATATGGAAAATGATGTGCAATGAGTCCGTTTTTAGACAACTGGGATAACTTTTTAAGTAACTCAATAATTATGTTCACTTTCACTAGCAGGCAATTACTACTTCTGCTAACAACTTATTTTGGATGAAGAAGGACTCCAGATGGCTGTATATGGACTGTTTAGGAAATAAGGTTTTTCTGCCTTTTTCCCTTGAATATTGTGCTGACTTTTTTTCCTTagttgaaaaaaaaattcttggtaTTGGGAGCTATTAGAATAAGAAAATTTACTCGATGTAGTTTTTATATTTCTAATaaataggattttaaaaaatagacaTGACACATGGTTCTGGTTCTTGACAGCATTCCCAACCCCAAGAACAGCAACAGAGTGAGTTGCATTGGGTAGTCAACACAGGTCAGGGAGTGTCAGGGTCTCACTCCAGAGCCTGCATCACACAGTGTTCTCATGAACAAGAGACGACGGCTTTCCTACCCCATCCCGCACCAGAAATCTCAGAACTCCACTCCACAGTTCTGGGGTAGGGATGCTTCCCAAATCCTCTCCCTCCAAATTTCTTTCTGGGCTTTCAAATTCCAAATTGCCTGCTCTTGCTTCCAGCAACACATTAGGAAGCCTTTCCTGTTTCATTTTGCAATCCTAGCACATTCCTACCAAACATTCTAGTACAGGCCAATCCTGCCTCCAGGGGGGAAAGTGCTGTGCTTACCTCGGAAAGATGGCCTCCGGGCCTTTTCATTATGCCAGCACCATTTCATGAGTCTGATCATCTCTTCCAGTTTCCGTACTTCGTGTATCCTCTTCTCCAGTTCCTCGGTACTTGGCCTTTGGCCTTGAGGGATGTGAATTTTGATGAGGGAGCTCATGTTGCTTGGGTGGATGTCTGAGGAGGGATGTTTggagaacagtggttgaaaattgatgaaaaactcttccaggttctgtgccTCTGTttctattattaattaatattaacagtatttatcttccgcttttcaactaaaagttcacaaagcagtttacagagaaaaatcaaacaactaaatggctccctgtcccaaaagggctcacaatctaaaaagatgcaaaaagaacaccagcagacagccactagaacagacactgctggggtgaggtgggccagttactctccccctgctaaaaagaggagcacccacttgaaaaagtgcctcttacccaattagcaggggtaaatgtcTAGGGGTAAATTTTTAGGGCAAACGTCTGTAATAATGAATTGTCCGTCCCTCAAGTAGACCACACTACCAGCGGAGGAAGATAGTTgcactagaaacagagctgcagaacccaaaagagAGTCCTGGAAGTCAAAAGTGACATCAAGAGAGGTGAagaccagtgtgctgtgagcagtaaaatgttgaaaattgctgttactGAGGAACATAATGTAGTGATGCATTGAATGTggggaatgaaaaagaaaaaggagtaaAAGACGAAGCCAAGACAGTGAGACACATCCTCAACAGCATGAATGGAGTCACTGTCAAtggagagggagaagagggctTGGGAGAAGATGAGATGTTCTGTCTACATCACATTGAGTTCATCAGTTGCTATTGATATTGGCTTCATGAAAATGGCAGAGCCAAAATAGCAAGTGTTGAAAGGCATCCACTGATCTGTCTACATCAGCCTTTGGGGCATATCTACTCTACATATTTAAACCAATGTAAAAGTTATTCCCTCTCCCCAAGGAATTATAGTTCTGTGAACTACCTGGATCTTGAACAAAATTCTCAGAACACTTAGCAAACTACAAATCCCAGAATTCTTTTAAGTAAGCCACTTATACAATTACACAAAGCAGATATATGATCTCAGGAATGCTGTTTGGTCACTGGGTGGAACTTGAGAAATACCTTTGCAGCCCTCTGCTGGATGCATTTGGAAAAGCAAGGGTTACCTTTCCTCCTGATGATTCTCTGGCCCCTGTCCCCATTCAATATATTCCCAGTAGTCTGCAAGGCAGAAATAAAACCACTGGAAAAATTGCAGCACTCACGTGGATATGGTTCTTCGCCAGTTAGCAATGACCACATCAGGATCCCATAACTGAAAAGGGAGAAGGGCGTGAATTAGGGTCACAGCAAAGTAATCCCCTACAGAGATTGTCCTTCTTCCCATAGatcagcattttatttatttgtttattcgcTTCCTTGCTTGTTAAtctctcacatttttatacttgctccaaagagctcaggatggggtACATAGTTctgcccctccttttgtcctcacaacaaccctgtgaggtaggtaaggccaagagatagtgactagcccaagttCATCCAggcagctgagcagggatttgaacctggatcttccaagtctgagtccaactcccaaaccactacatcatcctggcttttCCAGGCTGGCTCCTGTTCCATTCCTGGCTCCTCCTCCCGAGTTTCTCGGGATAAGGATAACATGCCTCAAAGGGGTTGTAGCATTTAGAGGTTGGGTACCAACGGACTATTGTCACCACTAAGGCAATGGATCCCAGCCCAGCAGGGCTATTGGATCCACAATGTGTTTCTGCTCCTCCATAGTGGTTTCCAACAGGGCACTGGGACTGTGGGGCATTGTAGGCTTTTCACAGCTTGACTGTGCTTATATAACTGCAGTGTGTCCAGTGCACGGTTGAAGCCATGCTGCTCTCTTCACCTACAGCAACAGCAattcttaccctgcacatgcctgatctcgtctgatcttggaagctaagcagggtcaggcctggttagtacttggatgggagaccacctgggaataccgggtgctgtaggcttataccatagccttttgagactgaaggttgccaactaccaatttcaggtgggttgcgtagcacctagctcagcagccattaaaaatacagagctgaaaatacagggtaaagagctgctgggcagggtggactcccagtgggagagaggcctggtgctttgccctgaatgggtgggaaggtgggatgctggaaaggggggagggctgtgtaaTCGGACATTTGGCTGATCAcagtttaggtttgaagcctaaattgattatgtcacttccagtcatgacaccactccctggttaatgacatcacttctggtgggtcctgacagattgtcattctaaaaagtgggccctggtgctaaaaagcttgagaaccactgacctatagaCATCTGCGCCTGTGGACGGCTTGTAGTTCATATCCGTGAAGGCCTCCGGGGGCATATATTCCAGCGTCCCGCCATATCCGTCTCCTTCCCCGTGGCTGAGACTGCGACGAGAAGTCCCCCGCTTGCATTTGGACAGCCCAAAATCAGCCACCTGAACAGAGTTGGAACAGTGAGAGACTGATACGGGCTCAGGCACATCAGCAAGCAAATCAACACTGTACTGATGAACACTGTACCTGCTTGGAACATGGCAATGTTTGTGCCAAGGTTACATCAGAGAGCTGGAGCACCTTCTATGTCTTCTGCCTTGGTATGGAGAGGAGGCCATCCAGCTGGCACCCACTAGTTGCTTGATCAAAGCAAGCATCCGCTCTGGGTGCCCCAGGCGCTAAGCTCTCAACGGCTTCCCAAGGGTCTCTTGGGAAGTTACCAGCCCTGGCTGCAATGGGCAGTTGCATGAGAAAGCTGAAAACGATACAGTAGTTACAGTGCTGGACTTTGAATGGGAAGACATGGGTTAAATTCCCTCTTAGCTATGAAGCTCACTAGGTTGTTCTGGATCTGTGACTTTCTTGCATCTTAAAGACTGTGGCAAgcctaaaaagggggggggggaggaaggagcacaTACATGGCCAGGAgctttttggaagaagggcagggaaACAATATCAGGAATTAATTGGCAACCAACAAGCCATAACTGTAAGACTCAACAGACCTTGTCAgtgtcccagaatcctttgcagtgTGCAAGAGTTCAGCTCGCACACAAGTCAAAGGAGTTCCCTGAAAGTCTGAAAATCATCCATAGATTAAAAAACACTACCCAGAACTTTGTGGCCCAGATATAGATGATCCCCACAGACACTTTTAGGACTCCAAATCGACCCCCAAGTAAAGACCAGGGGTCCATATAGCTCACCCGGATATGCAGCTCCGCATCCAAGAGAACGTTGCTAGGCTTGAGGTCAAGGTGCAACACCGGAGGTTTGAGGCTATGCAGGAAATTCATCCCCAGTGCCACTTCGTGGAGGACACGGAGACGCAGGGCCCAGGGCACTAAAGGGACCCTGGACTGTAGACTGGCCAGGCTGCCGTTCTCCATGAACTCCATCACCAAGCCCAGTCTGGGCATAGCACCGCCCAAGTTCCCCGCCTTGGTGGCTGTTGGCACTTTGTCCACAAAGAGTCCAAAGAGACGCACAACGTAGGTGAAACGCGCCTTGTCCATGGCGCGGGCTTCATTCAGGAGTTCCTCACGAGTGCAAGCCGTATCACTGCAGGATGATGGAAGACAGAATCAAAGAAGAGggaagcagaagaaaagggaAAGACTGATTGACATTGCTATGTCTGTAACAATGCCTGCCTCAGCCTGGGAGGCAGGGGCTGCCTGTTTCTCTCACTGCCCAAATCCCCCACCAATTTGTACGGGTGAGAGAaagggacccctcccccttccctctcacTTAGCTAGAGCTTGGTGTGCAACCTCTGTCCTCCGTGCCACTCCCTTTTTGAATTAACAGGAGCTGAGTGTTCTGGGAGTGGAGCAAGCTGGGTTCCCGGAATTCTAAACAGGAGTGCTGTGGAGGATGGAAAGTGTATGCCAAGCTCCTGGTAAATtagaggaaaggaagagaaggcaGGTTCCAGATCTCCCCTCCTTGCCCACTGAAGGCTTCATAAGCACCCGATGGGTAGGCAGGGGTGATCTGGAGTTGTGGCAGCTTCCCTCCACcctttccccttcttcctccagcagcactgatGCCATGATGACTATCGATTGCTGACCCACTCCTGGTCAGCCAAAAGAGGATCAGAGCACCCAAGGGTGCAGCAGGCTGTAAAGGGCAGCAGctaggcaggcaggctggggtTTCAACAGTTTTCTGCCACTCCAACTTTGCTCTTCCAGACGGTTTCCTGCCACTTCATAGACAGGCCGATTTGTCAAGGGGCTTTGGGGTCATAGAACCTGCCCAAACTAGAGTGCCAAGAGAGATCTCCCCATTGGCTttgttagagataattgggcaaaacacagagatagcagaagcgcaaaccggcagctgcagtgtgtggtgctcagagcacagggaagaacgccaaaaaaaggaggcaagacccagggaagtaccaacaccagagtctatttacaggcagtatttacaggtagaaggcagttccaaaaatcagcaagcagaggcagtccagcaaacagtccaagtagtcagtaaatcaggtatccatccagcagagattcatgcagcaactcactcctacaactcacccagtagagtgtgcttgttggccatttatactcctgtcagccaatgggaaaggccatgaccccatccctgaggaatgtcattgcatcatcctgggtggggactgcattagcttttcccatctctccttgttctgtgcaatgatttgccctgattggtccttgccccattgtctgacaggtatgcttacatttgcttatacacagctgcagtctggtaggcctgccttatccagccaccaaattgccttgccTCCACAAGGAAGACGAAGAGAGGAGCTGATGTGCTCTGAATGTGAGACTGGAGGCCCAAGTATTTAGGATAAAGAGTCTGGCAGTTT is a window of Tiliqua scincoides isolate rTilSci1 chromosome 5, rTilSci1.hap2, whole genome shotgun sequence DNA encoding:
- the LOC136651655 gene encoding receptor-interacting serine/threonine-protein kinase 3-like isoform X2, producing the protein MASPNQFCDEITRDCLTNFQFIGQGAFGTIHQARHQDWGIDVAVKILNSDTACTREELLNEARAMDKARFTYVVRLFGLFVDKVPTATKAGNLGGAMPRLGLVMEFMENGSLASLQSRVPLVPWALRLRVLHEVALGMNFLHSLKPPVLHLDLKPSNVLLDAELHIRVADFGLSKCKRGTSRRSLSHGEGDGYGGTLEYMPPEAFTDMNYKPSTGADVYSYGILMWSLLTGEEPYPHIHPSNMSSLIKIHIPQGQRPSTEELEKRIHEVRKLEEMIRLMKWCWHNEKARRPSFRDCSQETEGVFSSYKPEIMAAVREVQDILVRMDSSPATERSSSSSSSSLTPLRSSPASCRSKCFQSQCSANSPPGLEEHFETLRLQESPPRQNEAVPIKPFSHIKQKWKPSPHFQRSSSMCFGKSFYVPYQGDTGLTPGHSSFLPSFNPGSPQGRGGIHIHGHGIQGIQVGGGNFMHIELASGSKPQKKK